From Acidicapsa acidisoli, the proteins below share one genomic window:
- a CDS encoding Gfo/Idh/MocA family protein, which yields MAEPIRVGIVGAQFAARFHWEGLSRVYKVPIQLVGVTSRSAASREKFAQDKGVRAFDTFEQLCDAVDVVDICSPPSSHEPLAVQALERGKHVIVEKPFTGYYGADISGFCGNTFPKEEMLREAVASCNRILTAAKASGKTVCYAENWIYAPAIQKEREILVKSGGQILWIIGEESHSGSHSPYYGSWKSSGGGSLVGKGCHPLSAALYLKRVEGEARNGVPIRPVTASARTHEITRLKDFRDEGFLRTSYEDVEDFVQIHIKFSDGTVADIFSTELVLGGVHNWLEVVSNNHRTRCNLSPVNALETFNPKEDLFRDVYVSEKIGTKQGWSNPSADENWHHGYVHEFQDFMESIQDRRKPLSTIELARDTVAALYTGYLSAERGGIEVDIPAASEDL from the coding sequence TGCGGCATCGCGGGAAAAATTCGCACAGGACAAAGGCGTTCGCGCATTCGACACCTTCGAGCAACTTTGCGATGCAGTCGATGTCGTGGACATTTGCAGTCCGCCTTCTTCGCATGAACCACTCGCAGTTCAGGCGCTGGAGCGGGGAAAGCATGTGATCGTAGAGAAGCCCTTCACCGGTTATTATGGCGCCGATATAAGCGGCTTTTGCGGTAATACATTTCCTAAAGAAGAGATGCTTCGGGAAGCCGTTGCCAGTTGCAATCGAATTCTCACAGCAGCAAAGGCAAGCGGAAAAACCGTGTGCTATGCCGAGAACTGGATATACGCCCCGGCTATTCAGAAGGAACGGGAAATCCTCGTCAAGAGCGGTGGCCAGATTTTGTGGATCATCGGTGAGGAATCCCATAGCGGATCGCACTCGCCGTACTATGGGTCCTGGAAATCGTCGGGAGGTGGATCGCTGGTTGGGAAGGGATGCCACCCGTTGAGCGCTGCGCTCTATCTGAAGCGTGTCGAAGGAGAAGCCAGAAATGGAGTTCCGATTCGGCCGGTGACAGCAAGCGCCAGAACACACGAGATCACACGGCTAAAGGACTTTCGAGATGAGGGCTTCCTGCGGACCTCTTACGAGGATGTCGAAGACTTTGTACAGATTCACATCAAGTTCTCGGACGGCACAGTGGCGGATATATTTTCCACGGAGCTGGTTCTCGGCGGTGTCCATAACTGGCTGGAGGTCGTCAGCAATAATCACCGCACGCGTTGCAATCTGAGCCCGGTCAACGCGCTCGAAACCTTCAATCCGAAAGAGGACTTATTTCGGGATGTTTATGTTTCGGAGAAGATTGGAACGAAACAGGGTTGGAGCAATCCCTCCGCAGATGAGAACTGGCATCACGGATACGTGCATGAGTTCCAGGACTTTATGGAAAGCATTCAGGATAGACGTAAGCCCCTGTCCACGATAGAGCTGGCACGGGACACCGTTGCTGCGCTTTACACCGGATATTTATCCGCTGAGCGCGGGGGAATTGAAGTCGATATACCGGCCGCGTCGGAAGATTTATAA
- a CDS encoding carboxylesterase/lipase family protein, protein MPFLYHGRMRMMGHTLIIVGMMGLGSLVSAGAQIQPPRVRIASGMLEGMRDPALPGGGVFLGIPFAAQPVGSLRWKAPQPPVPWHGIRTASQYGSACPQLPSPWLPEMLGVQKMPIDEACLYLNVWTPELHQNAKLPVFVWVHGGGNVEGDGEWPPLGQTLAEQGVVVVSFNYRLGVFGFLADRLLAAESDHHVSGNYGHLDQVAALRWVRQNIARFGGDPDQVTIGGQSSGALDVCNLMASPLSAGLFERAILQSGVCVDSVYPNAQEAEINGERLAKDLGVPPGPGALQALRAIPAARILQVAMDAPDIDLEPVVDGWVLPQQPAILFAEGREAGIPVLVGSNEDEVSIFASPIVGGKSWRPSTIAAYRQWLHNRFGSDADEVFAQYPARSDGETRQVFEIMDSDFDFGFGAWLLSNDTARIGQNAFLYHFTYVGTDEFTGLGAFHSEESMFLSRKYWTSWKSRSYDTMLSNAIVGYWAQFIKTGNPNGPGLPAWPAWHPDGLCQELGQRIEPEHVPRTQNFAVFQQHLTSRLQKLPR, encoded by the coding sequence GTGCCGTTTCTTTATCATGGGCGGATGCGGATGATGGGGCACACTCTAATTATCGTCGGAATGATGGGCCTTGGTTCTTTGGTTTCAGCAGGAGCACAGATACAACCGCCACGCGTGAGAATCGCCAGCGGCATGCTGGAGGGGATGCGAGATCCGGCTCTTCCGGGAGGGGGCGTTTTTCTGGGCATTCCTTTTGCAGCCCAACCAGTGGGCTCATTGCGCTGGAAGGCGCCGCAACCGCCTGTGCCCTGGCATGGTATCCGCACTGCGTCTCAATACGGCTCCGCGTGCCCGCAATTGCCCAGCCCGTGGCTGCCTGAAATGCTCGGTGTGCAGAAGATGCCGATTGACGAAGCTTGCCTCTATCTGAATGTGTGGACACCTGAATTGCATCAGAACGCGAAGCTTCCAGTCTTTGTCTGGGTCCACGGAGGCGGAAATGTTGAAGGGGACGGAGAGTGGCCGCCACTGGGACAGACCCTTGCAGAGCAAGGAGTGGTTGTCGTCAGTTTCAATTATCGATTGGGCGTGTTTGGCTTTCTGGCCGACCGATTGCTTGCTGCTGAGTCAGACCATCATGTATCCGGGAACTACGGGCACCTGGATCAGGTGGCAGCCTTGCGCTGGGTGCGTCAGAATATCGCGCGCTTTGGAGGCGATCCGGATCAGGTAACGATCGGCGGCCAGTCTTCCGGCGCGCTTGATGTATGTAATCTGATGGCTTCGCCGCTCTCCGCGGGGTTGTTCGAGCGCGCGATTCTTCAAAGCGGCGTTTGCGTCGATTCCGTCTATCCCAACGCCCAGGAGGCGGAGATCAACGGCGAGCGATTGGCGAAAGATCTGGGAGTTCCACCCGGACCAGGAGCTTTGCAAGCTTTGCGCGCGATACCCGCGGCACGCATTCTTCAGGTCGCGATGGATGCTCCGGATATTGATCTTGAACCAGTGGTTGACGGATGGGTGCTTCCGCAGCAGCCCGCCATCCTTTTTGCAGAGGGAAGGGAGGCCGGCATTCCGGTGTTGGTGGGCAGCAACGAGGACGAAGTCTCGATTTTCGCAAGTCCGATTGTCGGAGGCAAGTCCTGGCGGCCAAGTACGATTGCTGCTTATCGCCAATGGCTGCACAACCGTTTTGGCTCCGATGCCGATGAGGTCTTTGCCCAGTATCCGGCTCGCTCAGACGGCGAGACTCGTCAGGTCTTCGAAATCATGGATTCTGATTTTGACTTTGGCTTTGGAGCGTGGCTGCTCTCCAACGATACTGCCAGAATTGGACAGAACGCTTTTCTGTACCATTTCACTTATGTGGGCACCGATGAATTTACCGGGCTCGGAGCCTTTCATAGCGAAGAGAGTATGTTTCTGAGCAGAAAATACTGGACGAGTTGGAAGTCCAGATCGTATGACACGATGTTATCGAATGCCATTGTCGGATACTGGGCGCAGTTCATAAAGACTGGAAATCCCAACGGTCCAGGCTTGCCGGCGTGGCCTGCCTGGCATCCGGACGGCCTTTGCCAGGAACTTGGTCAGAGGATAGAACCGGAGCATGTTCCGCGAACGCAAAATTTCGCAGTGTTTCAGCAGCATCTGACGTCAAGATTGCAAAAACTTCCGCGCTGA
- a CDS encoding efflux RND transporter permease subunit, translating to MNLPPVAPEKPFWLARLSTPIFFFLIALTLAGVYAATQVPISVFPDTNFPRVVIGVDNGVMPVEQMQVTITKPIEDAVNSVPGLRTVRSTTSRGSAEISLFFDWNVDMFHTLQLADAALSKVQQTLPATARITTNRLTFATFPILGYALTADDRGPATVSQTRLWEIATYDLKPPLNRVEGVSTVVVQGGKVPEFHIIPDLARLQASGVTLLDLVNGVQSANIIDSPGLYEANHELILGLIGAQAHSAEELANLVIKTTPAGAPIRVADVATVEPSTMPVYTSVTSNGKQAVLINIARQISSNTVQVADAVAAEVVSLRHQLPPGVHLEPFYDQSQLVRESIASVRDAIFIGLILACVILFLFLHDWRSSLVAGLVIPVTVAVTILFLWLIGQSFNLMTLGGLAAAIGLVIDDAIVVVENIVVHRDSGQSRVAAVRSALTEITTPLIGSTITPVVVFLPLIAVTGVTGSFFRALAVTMTAALLTSLLLALTWTPALSLVLLRGKVKDADTEATHEGIAPVEHKHSGKFMARVLAIHARVLDWALARPVILGVACLVLIIGGYFGYTALGSDLLPEMDEGGFILDYIMPSGSSLTETNRVLAHVEKILQDTPEVEITSRRTGLQMGLAAVTEANYGDFTVRLKSKRSRAIDDVMADVRDEIKKTEPELDVEFTQVLQDMIGDLSNAPEPIQIKLFCNDQSLLNQLGPKVQDAIGKIPGVVDTQNGIDNTVSGPATSFQISPVLAARFGFTPQEVAEDSTAILDGLPTTEPMIVNGRPYTVRIRLPEENRSSLAAIENTVFNSSSGHTASLGSIAQITQLPPQNEIRRENLQQQILVTGRLEGSDLGTAMARVRSTVEGLHLPSNVRVEYGGTYEEQQKSFHDLLRVLILALVLVFGVLLVEFRNFSAPVAILTSSVLSISGVVLALLITQTSFNVASFMGLIMVIGIVAKNGILLLDADEKLRRDGVEPRQAMLQAAQRRLRPIVMTAVAAICGMLPLAFALGSGSQMLQPLAIAVTGGILVSVVLSLIVTPVLYYLLTRKHTQSQEVW from the coding sequence GTGAATCTGCCGCCTGTTGCCCCGGAAAAACCCTTCTGGCTCGCACGACTCTCAACGCCGATCTTCTTCTTCCTGATCGCGCTCACACTGGCTGGCGTCTACGCGGCCACGCAGGTGCCCATCTCGGTCTTTCCCGACACCAATTTTCCGCGCGTCGTTATCGGTGTCGACAACGGTGTGATGCCTGTCGAGCAGATGCAGGTCACGATTACCAAACCGATCGAAGACGCGGTCAACTCCGTGCCCGGCCTTCGAACAGTGCGCAGCACGACCAGCCGAGGTTCGGCTGAAATCAGCCTCTTCTTTGACTGGAATGTGGACATGTTCCACACCTTGCAGCTTGCCGATGCGGCGCTCTCCAAGGTGCAGCAGACGCTGCCTGCCACGGCGCGCATCACCACCAACCGGCTGACTTTTGCCACTTTCCCCATCCTCGGATACGCGTTGACGGCGGACGACCGGGGCCCCGCGACTGTTTCGCAGACCCGTCTTTGGGAGATCGCGACCTACGATCTGAAGCCGCCGCTCAATCGAGTCGAAGGTGTCAGTACTGTCGTGGTACAGGGCGGCAAGGTGCCGGAGTTTCACATCATCCCCGACCTCGCGCGTTTGCAGGCCTCCGGTGTCACGCTCCTCGATCTGGTTAACGGAGTCCAGTCCGCAAACATCATTGATTCACCCGGTTTGTACGAAGCCAACCACGAGTTGATTCTCGGCCTCATCGGGGCGCAGGCACACTCTGCCGAAGAACTGGCCAACCTCGTTATTAAGACCACGCCAGCAGGCGCGCCGATCCGTGTTGCGGATGTCGCAACGGTCGAGCCATCAACCATGCCTGTCTACACCAGCGTTACCTCCAACGGTAAACAGGCGGTGCTTATCAACATCGCTCGGCAGATTTCATCCAATACCGTGCAGGTTGCCGATGCCGTTGCCGCCGAGGTCGTGAGTCTTCGGCATCAGTTGCCGCCCGGAGTCCATCTCGAACCCTTCTACGATCAGTCGCAACTCGTCCGCGAATCCATCGCGAGCGTTCGCGACGCCATCTTCATTGGGCTGATCCTCGCCTGCGTCATCCTCTTTCTCTTCCTGCATGACTGGCGCTCCTCATTGGTCGCAGGACTGGTCATTCCAGTCACAGTGGCAGTCACGATTCTCTTTCTGTGGCTGATCGGGCAGTCGTTCAATCTTATGACTCTTGGCGGCCTGGCCGCAGCCATCGGTCTGGTCATCGACGACGCCATCGTGGTCGTCGAGAACATCGTCGTTCATCGCGACAGCGGCCAGTCGCGCGTAGCTGCCGTGCGCAGCGCGCTCACCGAGATCACCACCCCACTGATTGGTTCCACGATTACGCCGGTCGTGGTCTTCCTTCCCCTCATCGCTGTCACCGGCGTCACCGGCAGCTTCTTCCGGGCCCTCGCTGTCACTATGACCGCCGCGCTGCTGACATCACTGCTTCTCGCACTGACCTGGACCCCGGCATTGTCGCTGGTTCTGCTGCGCGGCAAGGTAAAGGATGCAGACACGGAGGCAACGCACGAAGGAATAGCTCCAGTGGAGCACAAACACTCCGGCAAATTCATGGCGCGGGTTTTGGCGATTCATGCCCGTGTTCTCGACTGGGCTCTCGCTCGCCCGGTCATCCTCGGAGTCGCCTGCCTAGTTCTCATCATCGGAGGCTATTTCGGCTATACCGCGCTCGGCTCCGACCTGTTGCCAGAGATGGACGAAGGCGGCTTCATCCTCGACTACATCATGCCCTCGGGCAGCTCCCTCACCGAGACCAATCGTGTCCTGGCGCACGTCGAAAAGATTCTCCAGGATACGCCTGAGGTCGAAATCACCTCGCGCCGCACCGGCCTGCAAATGGGCCTTGCCGCTGTGACAGAAGCCAATTACGGCGACTTCACCGTCAGGCTCAAAAGCAAACGGTCCCGTGCCATTGATGATGTCATGGCGGATGTTCGTGACGAGATCAAAAAGACTGAGCCGGAGCTTGATGTCGAGTTCACGCAGGTCCTTCAGGACATGATCGGCGATCTTTCCAACGCGCCTGAGCCAATTCAAATCAAGCTCTTCTGCAATGACCAGTCGCTGCTCAACCAGCTTGGCCCCAAGGTGCAGGACGCAATTGGCAAGATCCCGGGCGTAGTCGATACGCAGAATGGCATCGATAATACCGTCAGCGGTCCAGCGACCAGCTTTCAAATCAGTCCTGTGCTCGCAGCTCGATTTGGCTTCACGCCGCAGGAGGTTGCGGAAGACTCGACCGCGATCCTGGACGGCCTACCAACCACGGAGCCGATGATCGTAAACGGACGGCCATACACGGTTCGCATTCGCCTGCCTGAGGAAAACCGCTCGTCGCTCGCAGCGATTGAGAACACCGTCTTCAACTCAAGCAGTGGACATACCGCATCGCTGGGCTCGATCGCACAGATCACCCAACTCCCACCGCAGAATGAAATTCGCCGTGAGAATCTACAGCAACAAATACTCGTGACGGGCCGTCTCGAAGGCTCAGATCTCGGCACTGCGATGGCCAGGGTTCGATCAACTGTCGAAGGACTGCATCTGCCCTCCAATGTGCGCGTGGAGTACGGCGGCACCTACGAAGAGCAGCAAAAGTCCTTCCACGACCTGTTGCGCGTGCTGATCCTCGCACTGGTGCTGGTTTTCGGCGTTCTCCTTGTAGAGTTCCGCAACTTCTCCGCGCCGGTCGCTATCCTCACCAGCTCCGTGCTCTCTATCTCAGGAGTGGTGCTGGCCCTGCTCATTACGCAGACCAGCTTCAACGTCGCCAGCTTTATGGGGCTTATCATGGTCATCGGCATCGTCGCCAAGAACGGCATTCTTCTGCTCGACGCAGACGAAAAGCTTCGCAGGGATGGTGTAGAGCCCCGTCAGGCCATGTTGCAGGCAGCGCAACGCCGTCTGCGCCCTATCGTAATGACCGCGGTCGCCGCGATATGCGGTATGCTCCCGCTCGCCTTTGCCCTCGGCTCGGGTTCGCAGATGCTGCAGCCGCTGGCGATTGCCGTAACAGGAGGCATCCTTGTCTCAGTCGTCTTGTCGCTGATCGTGACGCCGGTCCTCTACTACCTCCTCACGCGTAAACACACACAGTCCCAGGAAGTCTGGTAG